In the Podospora bellae-mahoneyi strain CBS 112042 chromosome 4, whole genome shotgun sequence genome, one interval contains:
- a CDS encoding hypothetical protein (COG:O; EggNog:ENOG503NZIQ) — translation MKASPTALGIFAITSLQSLASALTIAEINGNKYISPYSGQTVTNVTGLLIAKGPNGVFIRSTTPDKDIATSEAIYVFDRNVGANLTVGDIISLDAKVLEYRSSNAYLYLTELSTPKNVQVLSSGNKVKALVIGKDTIDPPNTQFSSLDGGDIYNVPNGVANISEVNPVLEPKKFGLDFWESLSGELVTVRKPSVIKQPNNYGDTWVVGDWKVTGKNKQGGITMTDKDSNPEAIVIGSPLDGTKNPNTSKMGDELEEITGVVQHAFGFYSILPLTAVKVSKPAKGVAAQKPTSLKSKGQCKAITVGSYNVENLSPSSEHLPLIASHVVTYLKSPDFLFLQEVQDNSGPTNNDGITSANLTLAALATSIKAAGGPTYEFAEVAPATPNLDGGQPGGNIRPAYLYNPAIISLYKPNQGQGDDATSVVKGSGKNSPPSLTFNPGRIEPANPAWTASRKPVVGAWVAKGATKPFFTVNVHFGSKGGGSSLHGDRRPPINGGVADRLAQANVTATFISQILNADPKAAVISAGDFNEFSFVQPMKTFAEISRMKDLDEVAGIKPTERYTYAFDMNAQALDHMYVSPSLAASSKSDFEHIHVNTWGSYAEMVSDHDPSVALFDLCG, via the exons aTGAAGGCCTCACCGACTGCTCTCGGCATCTTTGCCATCACGAGCCTTCAGTCTCTGGCGTCCGCCCTGACAATCGCCGAGATCAATGGCAACAAGTACATCTCGCCATACTCAGGGCAGACCGTGACCAACGTCACCGGTCTCCTGATCGCCAAGGGTCCCAACGGAGTTTTCATTCGGTCGACAACCCCGGACAAGGACATTGCCACTTCTGAGGCCATCTATGTTTTTGACCGCAATGTGGGTGCCAACCTGACCGTGGGCGACATCATCTCTTTGGATGCCAAGGTGCTCGAGTATCGGTCAAGCAACGCCTACCTCTATCTGACCGAGTTGTCCACTCCCAAGAATGTCCAGGTGCTCTCCAGCGGGAACAAGGTGAAGGCCTTGGTGATTGGGAAGGACACAATCGACCCCCCCAACACTCAGTTCAGCTCGCTGGATGGCGGTGACATCTACAATGTGCCCAACGGAGTGGCCAACATCTCCGAAGTGAACCCTGTGCTGGAACCCAAGAAGTTTGGATTGGATTTCTGGGAGAGCTTGAGCGGTGAACTGGTCACCGTCCGAAAGCCGAGTGTGATCAAGCAACCCAACAACTATGGTGATACCTGGGTCGTCGGTGACTGGAAGGTCACGGGGAAGAATAAGCAGGGAGGCATCACCATGACCGACAAAG ATTCCAACCCAGAGGCTATCGTCATTGGCTCCCCTCTTGATGGCACCAAGAACCCTAACACCAGCAAGATGGGTGATGAACTTGAAGAAATCACCGGTGTCGTGCAACATGCCTTTGGTTTCTACTcgatcctccccctcactgCCGTCAAGGTGAGCAAGCCCGCCAAGGGCGTTGCTGCTCAGAAGCCCACCAGCCTCAAGAGCAAGGGCCAGTGCAAGGCCATCACTGTCGGCAGCTACAACGTCGAAAATCTGTCTCCTTCGTCTGAACACCTGCCCCTGATTGCCAGCCACGTCGTCACCTACCTCAAGTCCCCTgatttcctcttcctccaggaAGTCCAGGACAACTCGGGCCCCACCAACAATGACGGCATCACCTCTGCCAACCTGACCCTTGCCGCTCTCGCTACCAGCATCAAGGCCGCTGGTGGTCCGACCTACGAGTTCGCCGAGGTTGCACCCGCCACCCCTAACCTTGACGGTGGCCAGCCAGGCGGCAACATCCGTCCCGCCTATCTCTAcaacccagccatcatctccctctaCAAACCCAACCAGGGCCAAGGGGACGATGCCACCTCCGTTGTGAAGGGCTCGGGCAAGaactctcctccctccctgaCCTTCAACCCGGGCCGCATTGAGCCTGCCAACCCAGCCTGGACCGCCTCTCGCAAGCCCGTTGTCGGTGCCTGGGTCGCCAAGGGTGCCACCAAGCCTTTCTTCACCGTCAACGTCCACTTCGGCAGCAAGGGCGGCGGTTCCAGCCTCCACGGCGACCGTCGTCCTCCCATcaatggtggtgtggctgaCAGACTTGCCCAGGCTAACGTCACTGCT ACCTTCATCTCCCAGATCCTCAACGCCGACCCCAAAGCTGCCGTCATCTCCGCCGGCGACTTCAACGAGTTCTCCTTTGTCCAGCCCATGAAGACTTTTGCCGAGATCAGCAGGATGAAGGACCTGGACGAGGTGGCCGGCATCAAGCCCACCGAGCGGTACACCTACGCCTTTGACATGAACGCCCAGGCGCTCGACCACATGTACGTCAGCCCTTCGCTTGcggccagcagcaagagcgACTTTGAGCACATTCACGTCAACACTTGGGGGTCGTACGCCGAGATGGTGTCGGACCATGATCCCAGTGTGGCTCTGTTTGATTTGTGCGGGTGA
- a CDS encoding hypothetical protein (EggNog:ENOG503P75Q), whose protein sequence is MAPYAISIDNRSDIKRSYALFAEPPTIKHNGGSAIKVVTRIISSARGVASPHGQANFTLSKKLYARCGVYDVEVDPSPDDQNRKRVGVALRSSTSDLSHSDSSSGTPAFTENNPAPSGAVGCFCIQTGGDFSVKEAKLNQFVVGFCSSTRQSIGPYATFVPQPSEEYQIAPSKGFYVVVGNFNPYDLADMRLKDSMSACYVDFASLETDSVTLVHHSNGTLVGQVVTDGEMRPVPVPSPNTPVFARAFAREEFRVGTATVTA, encoded by the exons ATGGCTCCATACGCAATCTCTATCGACAACCGCTCCGACATCAAGCGGTCTTACGCCCTATTCGCCGAACCGCCAACCATCAAGCACAACGGCGGCTCGGCCATCAAAGTGGTCACTCGCATCATCAGCAGCGCCCGGGGGGTAGCATCCCCGCATGGCCAGGCCAACTTCACGCTCTCCAAAAAGTTGTACGCAAGATGCGGGGTCTACGATGTCGAAGTCGACCCGTCACCTGACGACCAGAACCGAAAACGCGTCGGAGTGGCGTTGAGGTCATCGACCAGCGACTTGTCACACTCGG ACAGCTCAAGCGGCACGCCGGCGTTTACCGAGAACAACCCCGCGCCGTCCGGTGCTGTTGGGTGCTTCTGCATTCAGACCGGAGGCGACTTTTCGGTCAAGGAGGCGAAGCTGA ACCAATTCGTTGTCGGCTTCTGCTCGTCCACACGCCAGAGCATCGGCCCTTATGCCACCTTCGTCCCGCAGCCCAGCGAGGAGTATCAGATCGCGCCATCCAAGGGCTTTTACGTGGTCGTGGGGAACTTCAACCCTTACGACCTCGCCGACATGAGGCTCAAGGACAGCATGTCCGCCTGCTATGTGGATTTTGCCTCCCTCGAGACAGACTCTGTCACACTAGTCCACCACAGCAATGGGACGCTCGTCGGGCAGGTGGTCACAGATGGGGAGATGAGGCCGGTGCCAGTCCCATCACCCAACACCCCAGTCTTTGCACGAGCTTTTGCAAGAGAGGAATTCAGGGTCGGAACTGCAACAGTCACGGCTTAG
- a CDS encoding hypothetical protein (EggNog:ENOG503NVK5; COG:S): MAGIALLGAGIFARHEHLPAILASPDLLSLKAVYSRSKTSSVALADALPADGPKPDIYYESPSEPGRGLADLLKRDDIVAVDVALPILAQPEVIKAALKAGKHVLSEKPVAADVKGARELIKWYETELPAEKKPLWGVAENFRYMKSLVFAGEEVKRIGGRVVSFKLEKFGWVAEDNKYFNTQWRKVPDYQGGFLLDGGVHFVAALRYLLGASGQELSKVAAYTALLEERLQPLDTIHGVASTKQGVNGSIVLSFGTEFKNGTDLEIITTNGTVSWSPTEVNTVTKEGESKKEFEYSSGVGEEVAVFARAIKAGTGKVDGLQTPEEAFRDLEVLERLLESGSGGAKVKEMSV; encoded by the exons ATGGCAGGAATCGCTCTCCTTGGTGCCGGCATCTTTGCCCGTCATG AACACctccccgccatcctcgcctccccagACTTGCTCTCCCTCAAAGCAGTTTACTCCCGTTCTAAGACCTCCTCCGTCGCCCTAGCCGAcgccctccccgccgacGGCCCCAAGCCAGACATCTACTATGAGTCCCCCTCCGAGCCCGGCCGCGGCCTGGCTGATCTCCTCAAGAGAGACGACATCGTCGCCGTGGACGTTGCGTTGCCTATTCTGGCCCAGCCCGAGGTGATCAAAGCTGCTCTCAAGGCCGGAAAGCACGTCCTTTCCGAGAAGCCCGTCGCGGCCGATGTCAAGGGGGCAAGGGAGTTGATCAAGTGGTACGAGACTGAATTGCCagccgagaagaagccgCTGTGGGGTGTGGCGGAGAACTTTCGGTACATGAAGAGTTTGGTgtttgctggggaggaggtcaagaggaTTGGAGGCCGGGTGGTGAGCTTCAAGCTGGAGAAGTTTGGGTGGGTGGCGGAGGATAACAAGTATTTCAACACTCAAT GGCGCAAGGTTCCTGACTACCAGGGTGGATTCTTGCTGGACGGTGGAGTGCATTTTGTGGCTGCGCTGCGATACTTGCTTGGGGCTTCTGGACAGGAATTGAGCAAGGTGGCTGCGTATACCGCTCTTTTGGAAGAGAGATTACAGCCTCTGGATACCATCCACGGTGTTGCTTCGACCAAGCAGGGCGTGAATGGCTCGATTGTCCTTTCTTTTGGGACCGAGTTCAAGAATGGGACGGATTTGGAGATCATCACAACCAATGGAACTGTCAGCTGGAGCCCAACCGAGGTCAATACTGTGAccaaggagggggagagcaAGAAAGAGTTTGAGTACAGCTCtggtgttggcgaggaggtggctGTGTTTGCACGGGCTATCAAGGCCGGCACTGGAAAGGTCGACGGTCTGCAGACTCCCGAGGAAGCGTTCAGGGACTTGGAGGTTTTGGAAAGATTGCTAGAGTCTGGATCTGGGGGCgccaaggtgaaggagatgTCGGTTTAA
- a CDS encoding hypothetical protein (CAZy:AA11; EggNog:ENOG503P2FP) — protein sequence MHTASFLATALAAQAARAHLIMNTTIPYNYHGTSSLVQVDPLGALPFPCQGNTDVVEVTSMQVGTEQLVKFTGGAQHGGGSCQFGVTYDFPPPADKSKWKTIYSVIGGCPVSAAGNLPAAQTDQDGRADSPQCGNDSGVECLRQFNVPIPKDMPNGNATFAWTWYNKISNREVYTNCAPVKISGGSDDTTFFNSLPQMFVPNIRGECTTNNGVLNIPNPGKFGKVLEQPAPGSEGTCEKAAGVPTFDGDSGAAPTPAPTQGQSSTLITSTSSATVPAIATSPEEDITTITPTSLEISAVVIPTTTPAVVIPELVGVPCSPEGSLFCFSPSEFGICKGGIATPQAVAPDTTCSFGTPLSKRSVKYVSKAVVVGPRQITAITPIEDKPTKISAITPIDDPTKISAITPIDKPTKISAITPIEDPTKLTTIIPIEPASRLTTIIPIDPTTEFPSRGGALPTPAPAPVPAPAPVPAPAPPSLRGTPCNKVGSFCFCKVAGKVFPQPVPMGAICT from the coding sequence ATGCATACTGCGTCTTTCCTAGCTACAGCCCTGGCTGCTCAAGCGGCCAGAGCCCATCTCATTATGAACACTACCATCCCTTACAACTACCACGGGACCAGCTCCCTCGTTCAAGTCGATCCTCTTGGGGCGCTTCCCTTCCCATGCCAGGGCAACACCGATGTTGTCGAGGTGACATCCATGCAGGTCGGTACCGAGCAGCTCGTAAAGTTCACCGGCGGTGCCCAGCATGGTGGCGGTTCTTGCCAGTTCGGTGTCACCTATGACTTCCCGCCTCCGGCTGACAAGTCAAAGTGGAAGACAATCTACAGTGTAATTGGAGGGTGTCCTGTCTCTGCAGCTGGCAACTTGCCCGCCGCCCAAACTGATCAAGACGGACGTGCTGACTCTCCCCAGTGCGGTAATGATTCTGGAGTCGAGTGCCTTAGACAGTTCAACGTTCCTATCCCGAAGGATATGCCAAACGGGAACGCCACCTTCGCCTGGACTTGGTACAACAAGATTAGCAATCGTGAGGTCTACACGAACTGCGCCCCTGTCAAGATCAGCGGTGGCTCCGACGATACGACCTTTTTCAACTCGCTTCCTCAGATGTTCGTGCCAAACATTCGCGGAGAGTGTACCACCAACAATGGTGTTCTCAACATTCCCAATCCCGGTAAGTTCGGAAAGGTTCTTGAGCAACCTGCTCCCGGCAGCGAGGGGACTTGCGAGAAGGCAGCTGGCGTTCCTACTTTCGACGGAGACTCTGGGGCTGCTCCTACTCCTGCTCCCACCCAAGGTCAGTCGTCTACTTTGATCACCTCTACTAGCTCTGCCACCGTCCCTGCCATTGCTACCTCTCCAGAGGAGGATATTACAACCATCACCCCTACTTCCTTGGAGATCTCAGCTGTGGTTATTCCCACTACAACCCCTGCCGTCGTCATTCCGGAGTTGGTCGGCGTTCCTTGCTCCCCAGAGGGTAgtctcttttgcttctcgCCATCCGAGTTTGGAATCTGCAAGGGAGGTATTGCTACACCTCAGGCAGTGGCTCCTGATACGACCTGTTCATTTGGGACCCCTTTGAGCAAGAGGAGCGTCAAGTATGTCTCCAAAGCTGTAGTCGTGGGACCTAGGCAAATCACTGCCATCACTCCTATCGAAGACAAGCCCACCAAGATTAGTGCTATCACTCCCATCGATGATCCCACCAAGATCAGCGCCATCACCCCTATTGACAAGCCTACCAAGATCAGTGCCATCACTCCTATTGAGGACCCCACCAAGCttaccaccatcatcccaatTGAGCCTGCTAGCAGACTCACTACAATTATTCCCATTGACCCCACAACTGAGTTTCCTTCCAGAGGTGGTGCTCTGCCCACTCCTGCCCCGGCTCCTGTCCCGGCTCCAGCTCCTGTCCCAGCTCCcgcccctccttctctcagGGGAACTCCCTGCAACAAGGTCGgcagcttctgcttctgtAAGGTGGCAGGCAAGGTATTTCCTCAGCCTGTCCCTATGGGAGCTATCTGCACCTAA
- a CDS encoding hypothetical protein (EggNog:ENOG503NVC5; COG:C): protein MSSNTAAWLTSKNSSPLDIKPAPSPPSPPPAKFLVIKSQAVAINPVDWFIQSPGNPLFSYLRYPVILGSDVAGTVVRSSSHLFVPGDRVVAHAFGTDRRSSSSAEGAFQEYVLVREHLVARIPDHVRFEQAAVLPLGFSTAATALFLGRDQGGLGLALPTSPRGDDKNQVVIVWAGATSVGSNAIQLARAAGYEVYTTASAGNWEHVRRLGAAEVWDYKSESVVGDIIGKLKSENKVCAGAVAIGAGALPRCIDILGGSRTVEGRPKFVSQVSGSKDPGEFLGLGPFGMVKLVVDMVWAGITTVAKAKIKGVGYKFIWGSDIGDDKNKDVAKAIWNVYLAQALGKGEFVPSPEPQVVEGKGLEKIQEGFDTCKKGVSAAKVVVLV, encoded by the coding sequence ATgtcctccaacaccgccgcctggctcacctccaaaaactcctcccccttggaCATCAAACCcgccccatcacccccctccccgcccccagcCAAATTCCTCGTCATCAAATCACAAGCCGTGGCCATAAACCCAGTAGACTGGTTCATCCAATCCCCCGgcaaccccctcttctcctacCTCCGCTACCCCGTCATCCTCGGTTCTGACGTCGCCGGCACGGTAgtccgctcctcctcccatctgTTCGTCCCCGGCGACAGGGTCGTCGCTCACGCCTTCGGGACAGACCGCCGGTCTAGCTCTTCGGCCGAGGGCGCGTTTCAGGAGTACGTCCTTGTTCGTGAGCACCTCGTCGCCAGGATACCCGATCATGTCCGTTTCGAGCAGGCGGCTGTTTTACCTTTGGGGTTTTCGACTGCCGCCACGGCGCTGTTTTTGGGGCGGGATCAgggcgggttggggttggcgttgCCGACTTCGCCGAGGGGAGATGACAAGAATCAGGTAGTTATTGTGTGGGCTGGGGCGACGAGCGTGGGGAGTAACGCGATACAGCTTGCCAGAGCGGCGGGGTATGAGGTTTACACTACTGCTTCGGCGGGCAATTGGGAGCATGTCCGGCGAttgggggcggcggaggtgtGGGATTACAAGAGCGAGAGTGTGGTGGGGGACATCATTGGCAAGCTAAAGAGTGAGAACAAGGTGTGTGCTGGGGCTGTGGCGATTGGGGCAGGGGCATTGCCAAGATGTATCGACATCTTGGGTGGCTCCAGGACTGTGGAGGGTCGGCCAAAGTTTGTTTCGCAGGTAAGCGGGTCCAAGGATCCCGGCGAGTTTCTTGGGTTGGGGCCGTTTGGGATGGTGAAGCTTGTGGTTGATATGGTGTGGGCTGGCATCACGACAgtggccaaggccaagatcaagggcGTGGGGTACAAGTTCATCTGGGGAAGTGATATTGGTGACGACAAGAACAAAGATGTGGCTAAAGCGATATGGAATGTGTACTTGGCGCAGGCATTAGGGAAGGGTGAGTTTGTGCCGTCGCCTGAGCCACAAGTTGTCGAAGGGAAAGGGCTGGAGAAGATCCAAGAGGGTTTCGACACCTGTAAGAAGGGTGTGTCGGCGGCCAAAGTGGTCGTTCTCGTGTAG
- a CDS encoding hypothetical protein (EggNog:ENOG503PZQY), giving the protein MKQNGSWRCGHCTEARLTLWCHACQGSHPWFLFSLSQRQESKFRRICIRTQGAVRMCAHKVIRWADLVGHATERGRTPIHLHGILCSSCANSTYTTAAYAPFVFRPLTNGQMQLIDPRPVSVHIGWTYLAFDLNTSVPVSRQYLRGCLLLQNQAASGNRLCSHATFPDGQLLMPFEHNQCACFDPPETPLQPRETWQPLSHGCLHSRDSMELCCRCRSIKEPHRRGHFLPYEKECSAIFTSQRCLATHISAPSATHSTVGSRKVIPVVSISSV; this is encoded by the coding sequence ATGAAACAAAATGGCAGCTGGCGGTGTGGCCATTGCACGGAAGCAAGGCTGACACTGTGGTGCCACGCCTGCCAAGGAAGCCACCCCTGGTTCCTGTTCTCATTAAGCCAACGCCAGGAGTCAAAGTTTCGTCGCATCTGTATCAGGACCCAGGGTGCTGTGAGAATGTGTGCCCACAAAGTGATCAGGTGGGCAGACCTCGTTGGACACGCAACTGAAAGGGGAAGGACGCCGATTCACTTACATGGCATCCTGTGCTCTTCCTGTGCGAACTCCACATATACCACGGCTGCATACGCTCCATTCGTCTTTCGGCCTTTAACCAACGGCCAAATGCAACTCATCGATCCTCGTCCTGTATCGGTTCACATTGGTTGGACCTACTTGGCCTTcgacctcaacacctcagTCCCAGTTTCGAGACAGTATCTCCGTGGCTGTTTACTTCTCCAAAACCAGGCTGCGTCTGGAAATAGACTCTGTTCCCATGCCACATTTCCGGACGGCCAATTACTGATGCCGTTCGAGCACAATCAGTGCGCATGCTTCGACCCTCCCGAAACCCCTTTGCAACCCCGGGAAACTTGGCAGCCCCTCAGTCATGGCTGTCTTCATAGCCGGGACTCGATGGAGCTGTGCTGCCGCTGTCGTTCGATCAAAGAGCCTCATCGTCGTGGGCACTTTCTACCTTATGAAAAGGAATGCTCGGCGATCTTCACATCTCAAAGATGTCTTGCCACTCATATCAGTGCTCCGAGTGCAACGCACAGTACTGTTGGATCCAGGAAGGTGATTCCGGTCGTATCTATCTCAAGTGTCTGA
- a CDS encoding hypothetical protein (EggNog:ENOG503P42Z; COG:S) codes for MHHEGPVSTMPMTFVLSTSTPLFWASWQPQNAGDYAATCIFLVVLAAWTRVLMAIRHTLERASWGRKSSYPAYHRHKVGGDEETDEHIHGSGSSIARPTLAQPVKPVSGAGIILMGLRSYWLDTPPSLRLARAGFDMAIAGHAYLVMLAVMTMNVGYFLAVLIGVFAGTFLFTAAKDNNGGHQDEDEC; via the exons ATGCATCACGAGGGTCCCGTGTCAACGATGCCTATGACGTTCGTTCTGTCGACATCAACGCCACTGTTTTGGGCCTCGTGGCAACCCCAAAACGCAGGCGACTACGCGGCAACGTGCATCTTTCTCGTGGTTCTTGCTGCGTGGACACGTGTGTTGATGGCCATCCGGCACACTCTTGAGCGCGCaagctgggggaggaagTCGTCGTACCCAGCATACCACCGACACAAAgttggcggcgacgaggagacTGACGAGCACATACATGGCTCCGGCTCCAGCATTGCAAGACCAACACTTGCACAGCCTGTCAAACCTGTCAGCGGTGCCGGGATAATCCTAATGGGTTTGCGAAGCTATTGGCTCGACACACCACCTTCACTGAGACTCGCGAGGGCAGGCTTCGATATGGCCATAGCAGGTCATGCATATCTCGT AATGTTGGCTGTGATGACGATGAACGTCGGATACTTCCTTGCCGTATTGATAGGTGTATTTGCTGGGACCTTCCTGTTCACCGCTGCCAAGGATAACAACGGCGGACaccaagatgaagatgaatgTTAG